The segment TATTATAGTTGACTGTAACAGAGCTGACATTAGAGGCCTGGGACCCACTATTAGTAAAACTGAACCAGCAGATATAAAGTGCTAAAAACCCTGACAATATCCACTTTAACCCtcacttcattagaatccatcattaaATGTTCAGGAAGGCCAGAGGCTTTACCCttcacttcattagaatccatcattaaATGTTCAGGAAGGCCAGAGGCTTTACCCttcacttcattagaatccatcattaaATGGTCAGGAAGGCCAGAGGCTTTACCCttcacttcattagaatccatcattaaATGTTCAGGAAGGCCAGAGGCTTTACCCttcacttcattagaatccatcattaaGTCAGGAAGGCCAGAGGCTTTACCCttcacttcattagaatccatcattaaATGGTCAGCAAGGCCAGAGGCTTTACCCttcacttcattagaatccatcattaaATGTTCAGGAAGGCCAGAGGCTTTACCCttcacttcattagaatccatcattaaATGTTCAGGAAGGCCAGAGGCTTTACCCttcacttcattagaatccatcattaaATGTTCAGGAAGGCCAGAGGCTTTACCCttcacttcattagaatccatcattaaATGTTCAGGAAGGCCAGAGGCTTTACCCttcacttcattagaatccatcattaaATGTTCAGGAAGGCCAGAGGCTTTACCCttcacttcattagaatccatcattaaATGTTCAGGAAGGCCAAAGGAGGCATTAGAACCTGACACTGATTTGATTGGCGTCCAGAACAAGGTAGGGTTGTTTAGGTTCTCTGTGACTGCATTTAAATAGTCATCTGATTTGGACTTCCTGGTCAATCCTGTACATTTCTTTCTTAGCTCTCTGAAGGATGCCCAGTCAACAGAAGCATTTCTATGTCTCGTTTGAGCCCGGGAGACGATTCTTGTTTCGAATATAATCCTGCCAAGTTACCTGAAAACCAGGTAATGTCCCTTCCACTGATACTAACTGGCAGGTTCACGTCTGCCAGTGTTGAATGTTCTGGTTAAAGTTTGACGTCAGACTGGATTCGAGGACACACTGACAACGTATCTGTGACATGGTATAATTCTGTAGCAGCTGATCTCGTGACTTCCTACAAGCCACTCTGGCTGTTGTTCCCAGAACATTTGGTGCTGTGTGATTATTATTGTCTATAGAAGGCATTTTACTTTGCTTCTGTTCTGGACGTGTCCTCCCCGGATTCTTGTAATGAACTGAATTGATCTTGATTGACTTTATCAACGACCACTCTCCTTTTTTTTATTCACCTGCATATTTCCGTTACCATCTGTCACATTATTTCTCACTAATGGTCCAAAACTGTTTTACGGACTGCAGTAAACTGGAATAGAGAATACCACGATGATGGCATCACTCTCTGGAACTCACCTGGTCCACCTGTGCCTGCTGGCCTGGTCTTACCTGGGCCTGTCAGAGGTCTCTAACTGCCGCCAGGGGACCACACAGGGGACCACCCAGGGGACCACACAGGGGACCACCCCAGGGGACCACCCTGGGGACCACCCAGGGGACCACTCAGGGGACCACCCAGGGGACCACCCAGGGGACCTCCCAGGGGACCACACAGGGGACCACCCAGGGGACATCCCAGGGGACCATTCAGGGGACCACACAGGGGACCACCCAGGGGACCATTCAGGGGACCACCCAGGGGACCACCCTGGGGACCATCCAGGGGACCACCCCAGGGGACCATCCTGGGGACCACCCCAGGGGACCATCCAGGGGACCACCCCAGGGCACCATCCTGGGGACCACCCCAGGGGACCATCCAGGGGAACACCCCAGGGGACCATCCTGGGGACCACCCCAGGGGACCATCCAGGGGACCACCCCAGGGGACCATCCAGGGGACCACCCCAGGGGACCATCCAGGGGACCATCCTGGGGACCATTCAGGGGACCACCCTGGGGACCATCCTGGGGACCACCCCAGGGGACCATCCAGGGGACCATCCAGGGGACCATTCAGGGGACCACCCTGGGGACCATCCTGGGGAACATCCCAGGGGACCATCCTGGGGACCACCCCAGGGGACCATCCAGGGGACCACCCCAGGGGACCACCCCAGGGGACCATCCAGGGGACCATCCTGGGGACCACCCCAGGGGACCATCCAGGGGACCACCCCAGGGGACCACCCAGGGGACCATCCAGGGGACCACCCAGGGGACCATCCAGGGGACCACCCCAGGGGACCATCCAGGGGTGCAACAACGCTGCCTTTGTTCCTGGCCACATCCTAGTGGTCCAGGGCTTCGACTAAGTCACGCTGCGGCTTGAAGGGGCCTACGTGATTGACTCCCAGAGCTACTTGACCACCACATCCAACTACTGTACCCTGTGTGAGAACCCACCGCACCAGGTTTCAGAAGctgcccctctctgtgtgtgagtggttGGTCGACTGGAGCACTCCAGCTTTGCCTATACCTCTGTCAGCTCCTTGGTGGAGAGCGTCTCCTCTGTGATTAAGAATGACTGGGGGACGGACGGCAGTGGGCTGGCAGCCTGCAGCCGTAGGGAAGTCCCTCTTCTCACTGTAACAGCTGCTTCTACTGCAGTAGGATCACGAGTAGTACTCTGTCACATGAGAGAATACAGCTGTTTGGATGTGAGAGCAGAGATACGTGTTTTTTATAAGAATTTGCGACAGAAGTTGATTGAACagtaggattttttttaaacgtgttTAAAGCATATTTACAGCATGTATAAAGCATGTTCACAGCATATTTACAGCATGTTTACAACATGTTTACAGCATGTTTAAAGGATGTTCACAGCATGTTTACAtcatgtttacagcatgtataaaGCATGTTCACAacatgtttacagcatgtataaaGCATGTTTACAGCACgtttaaatgatgtttacagcatgtataaaGCATATTTACAtcatgtttacagcatgtataaaGCCCATTTACAACATGTTTACAGCATgtttaaatgatgtttacagcatgtttaaatgatgtttacagCATGTTTACAtcatgtttacagcatgtataaaGCCCATTTACAacatgtttacagcatgtataaaGCATGTTCACAgcatgtttacagcatgtataaatgatgtttacagcatgtttaaatgatgtttacagcatgtttaaatgatgtttacagcatgtttaaatgatgtttacagcatgtataaaGTCCATTTACAtcatgtttacagcatgtataaaGTCCATTTACAtcatgtttacagcatgtataaaGCCCATTTACAtcatgtttacagcatgtataaaGCCCATTTACAtcatgtttacagcatgtataaaGCCCATTTACAtcatgtttacagcatgtataaaGCCCATTTACAtcatgtttacagcatgtataaaGCCCATTTACAtcatgtttacagcatgtataaaGCATGTTCACAGCATGTTTACAgcatgtttacagcatgtataaaGCCCATTTACAtcatgtttacagcatgtatgAAGGATGTTCACAGCATATTTACAtcatgtttacagcatgtataaaGCATGTTCACAacatgtttacagcatgtataaaGCATGTTTACAGCATgtttaaatgatgtttacagcatgtataaaGCATATTTACAacatgtttacagcatgtataaaGCATGTTCAGAgcatgtttacagcatgtataaaGTCCATTTACAtcatgtttacagcatgtatgAAGCATGTATAAAGCATATTTACAtcatgtttacagcatgtataaaGCTAATTTACAtcatgtttacagcatgtataaaGCATGTTCACAgcatgtttacagcatgtataaaGCCCATTTACAtcatgtttacagcatgtataaaGCATGTTCACAGCATGTTTACAtcatgtttacagcatgtataaaGCCCATTTACAtcatgtttacagcatgtataaaGCATGTTCACAGCATATTTACAtcatgtttacagcatgtatgAAGCCCATTTACAtcatgtttacagcatgtataaaGCATGTTCACAGCATGTTTACAtcatgtttacagcatgtataaaGCCCATTTACAtcatgtttacagcatgtataaaGCATGTTCACAGCATGTTTACAtcatgtttacagcatgtataaaGCCCATTTACAtcatgtttacagcatgtataaaGCATGTTCACAGCATGTTTACAGCATgtttaaatgatgtttacagcatgtttaaatgatgtttacagCATGTTTACAtcatgtttacagcatgtataaaGTCCATTTACAtcatgtttacagcatgtataaaGCATGTTCACAgcatgtttacagcatgtataaaGCATGTTCACAGCATGTATAAAGAATGTTTACAgcatgtttacagcatgtataaaGCATGTTTACAgcatgtttacagcatgtataaaGCATGTTCACAGCATGTATAAAGCATGTTTACAtcatgtttacagcatgtataaaGTCCATTTACAtcatgtttacagcatgtataaaGCATGTATAAAGCATATTTACAtcatgtttacagcatgtataaaGCTAATTTACAtcatgtttacagcatgtataaaGCATGTTCACAgcatgtttacagcatgtataaaGCCCATTTACAtcatgtttacagcatgtataaaGCATGTTCACAacatgtttacagcatgtataaaGCATGTTTACAGCATgtttaaatgatgtttacagCATATTTACAacatgtttacagcatgtataaaGCATATTTACAacatgtttacagcatgtataaaGTCCATTTACAtcatgtttacagcatgtataaaGCATGTATAAAGCATATTTACAtcatgtttacagcatgtataaaGCTAATTTACAtcatgtttacagcatgtataaaGCCCATTTACAtcatgtttacagcatgtataaaGCATGTTCACAacatgtttacagcatgtataaaGCATGTTTACAGCATgtttaaatgatgtttacagCATATTTACAacatgtttacagcatgtataaaGCATATTTACAtcatgtttacagcatgtataaaGCCCATTTACAtcatgtttacagcatgtataaaGCCCATTTACAtcatgtttacagcatgtataaaGCATGTTCACAGCATGTTTACAGCATgtttaaatgatgtttacagCATGTTTACAtcatgtttacagcatgtataaaGCCCATTTACAtcatgtttacagcatgtataaaGCATGTTCACAgcatgtttacagcatgtataaaGCATGTTCACAGCATGTATAAAGCATGTTTACAgcatgtttacagcatgtataaagcatgtttacagcatgtataaaGCATGTTCACAGCATGTATAAAGCATGTTTACAGCATgtttaaatgatgtttacagCATGTTTACAACATGTATAAAGCATGTTTACAGCCTGTATAAAGCATATTTACAGCATGTATAAAGCATATTTACAGCCTGTACTAAGCATGTTTACAGCATGCTTACAACATGTTTACAGCATGTTTAAAGCATGTTCACAgcatgtttacagcatgtataaaGGATGTTTACAGCCTGTACAAAGCATGTTTACAGCATGTTTAAAGGATGTTTACAGCATGTTTACAGCATGTTTAAAGTGTGTTTACAGCATGTTTAAAGTCATTgattgtcacgcctgctcccactctccctccttggcactcgagggcgccaggctgctctgcattacgcactcctgccaccatcattacgcacacctgcttcCCTATCGCGCATCAGCGATTCAttgcactcacctggactcaatcaccgtGTTATTACCTATTATCTGTCTGTTCCCCGGCTCTGTTTCCCGCTTCTGCATTCATTTTTGATTGTCGTTTTGTTACCCGtttctgacgctgttcctgtactgttccatgtctgtgcaaaattaaatgttcactctccgtacctgcttctcatttCCAGCGTCGGTTCTTACATTGATCTCACTTTTTCAACCCCCAAAACATTCAGCGACTCTCTTCAGCAACCAACTACACACTGACTTCCACCGGGAGGCGCTGTCCCTCCCCAGAGGCTCAACAGAACCAGTCTACACATGTACCAGCGTCTCAGCACCACAAATGGCTCACACTACAGCCCTCAGGTGGTCACTCCAAGTGGAATACTGTACCATGTTTGACTATGACAAATGGAACACACTACAGTCCTCAGGTGGTCACTCCAAGTGGAATACTGAACCATGTTTGACTATGACTGCTTTTATTGTCTCAAAACAATTTGAGTTTCcacaatgtgttttttttatctgtatttttggaTTGTAAACTGTTGTATTATTATGGAGAgacaatttatatatatatatatatagacatttACTCTTAACTTGTTTAGGCGACCCTGGGAGGAGGGCTGAAGACTGTGACCTCCGTCCACACCTGCTTGGCCACTCTCAACAAGGTGTCTGTCTGTGAGGTGAGGAACTGtgtgtcacggttcatgaatccactgcctccctctctctttctctctctctctctctctctctctctctctctccagtgtttgtgtgggcgtggttcccaatctcggcctgattgtctgcgccagctggaaccacttatcttccctttatatgttctgttaccagtgtttcttgttgtcagatcgttgtttcttctctgaggttgtgtcgtgtgtccgtgctcttctcttgtgtggatcaTCTGCTgggctccttcctactcatccggacacactcccctggttttctcagcacgttatcatcggaagatgcgcccgagttcttgggtcggattccttctgagtacagtctgtctgtcatgttgctgctgtgaactacattcattaaaccatcgttgcttgcatcttgcatccgcctctgtgttgtaacactGTGTGCGTCACAAGAAACTGCTGAGGGAGGAAGGCTTGGAGCCTTGAGTAGCTGGTGCAGGATCATCCTCAGTAATAGGGGCAGTGTGTCAAGACACTCCTGGGGATTCTTTAATCACATGACCGAGGTGACAGGGGGAAGTGGTTGGCAGGGTCAGGTGTCCATGTTTAGAAATTATTCTGTGGGCTTCTACGACTGGTTGAATAGCCTAGCATCTGGGTCAACCTAGACAATGGCActtactctctcctccctctgcacacACTGGTGGCTGACGTTAAGTGTAACCAATGCAGACCCTCTGTTAACTAAGGTGCAAGTCTCATATAGTAGATGAAAGACAcatgtttctctgtctgccttAATTGACCCACTTTCAATGTTTCCTCTTTCAACTCACTCTGGTACTAAATGTGATCATAAAATGTTGTTCACTtttacaccgagtgtacaaaatattaagaagaccttcctaatattgagttgcccccattttgccctcagaacagcctcatttcattgggggcatggactctacaaggtgttgaacgcgttccacagggatgctggcccatgttgactccaatgcctcccatagttgtgtcaagttgtctggatgtcctttgggtggtggaccattcttataaacacacgggaaactgttgagcgttaaaaaacccagcagcgttgcagttcttgactcaaaccgatgcgcctggcacctactaccacgcccagttcaaaggcacttaaatattttgtcttgcccattcaccctctgaatgacacacacacacaatccatgtctcaatggtgtcaaggcttaaaaatccttctttaattaAAGACACCCTCCTTTACGAAGGAGCCCCTCTGTCAGAGTCCAGAGTCCCTCCACAGCCATAACTCTCTTCACAGAATCTCCCTCTACGGCCCTCTTCCCAGaatctccctcatccccattcctcttcccagaatctcccagaatctctctcatccccattcctcttcccagaatctcccagaatctctctcatccccattcctcttcccagaatctcccagaatctctctcatccccattcctcttcccagaatctcccagaatctctctcatccccattcctcttcccagaatctcccagaatctctctcatccccaatcctcttcccagaatctccctcatccccattcctcttcccagaatctctctcatccccattcctcttcccagaatctctctcatccccattcctcttcccagaatctctctcatccccattcctcttcccagaatctctctcatccccattcctcttcccagaatctccctcatccccattcctcttcccagaatctccctcatccccattcctcttcccagaatctccctcatccccattcctcttcccagaatctctctcatccccattcctcttcccagaatctctctcatccccaatcctcttcccagaatctctctcatccccattcctcttcccagaatctcccagaatctctctcatccccattcctcttcccagaatctcccagaatctctctcatccccattcctcttcccagaatctcccagaatctctctcatccccattcctcttcccagaatctcccagaatctctctcatccccattcctcttcccagaatctcccagaatctctctcatccccattcctcttcccagaatctcccagaatctctctcatccccattcctcttcccagaatctctctcatccccattcCCCTTCCCAgaatctctctcatccccattcctcttcccagaatctctctcatccccattcctcttcccagaatctctctcatccccattcctcttcccagaatctccctcatccccattcCCCTTCCCAga is part of the Oncorhynchus masou masou isolate Uvic2021 chromosome 33, UVic_Omas_1.1, whole genome shotgun sequence genome and harbors:
- the LOC135527640 gene encoding tetra-peptide repeat homeobox protein 1-like → MASLSGTHLVHLCLLAWSYLGLSEVSNCRQGTTQGTTQGTTQGTTPGDHPGDHPGDHSGDHPGDHPGDLPGDHTGDHPGDIPGDHSGDHTGDHPGDHSGDHPGDHPGDHPGDHPRGPSWGPPQGTIQGTTPGHHPGDHPRGPSRGTPQGTILGTTPGDHPGDHPRGPSRGPPQGTIQGTILGTIQGTTLGTILGTTPGDHPGDHPGDHSGDHPGDHPGEHPRGPSWGPPQGTIQGTTPGDHPRGPSRGPSWGPPQGTIQGTTPGDHPGDHPGDHPGDHPGDHPRGPSRGATTLPLFLATS